A genomic window from Rhizobium sp. Pop5 includes:
- a CDS encoding DUF805 domain-containing protein, producing the protein MGFTEAVRTVLTQKYATFSGRASRSEYWWFFLFYMLLAIAIAVLAFVVGAFSGQQGEVSSGVVLVMVIGGLLALALVLPILSLQVRRFHDRNISGWWYLALIILGMVPYIGPFTSLSITIISVLRGTEGPNKFGPDPLRPEARAEVFA; encoded by the coding sequence ATGGGGTTTACTGAAGCTGTTCGAACAGTTCTGACGCAGAAATATGCAACCTTCTCCGGCAGGGCATCCCGCTCAGAATATTGGTGGTTTTTTCTATTCTATATGTTGTTGGCTATCGCAATAGCAGTTTTAGCCTTCGTGGTTGGTGCCTTTTCCGGTCAACAGGGTGAAGTTTCATCGGGGGTCGTCCTCGTTATGGTCATCGGCGGATTGTTGGCGCTTGCCCTCGTTTTGCCGATCCTATCCCTTCAGGTTCGCCGCTTTCATGATCGCAACATTTCCGGTTGGTGGTATCTCGCGCTGATCATCCTAGGCATGGTTCCCTATATCGGTCCCTTTACAAGCCTCTCGATCACCATTATTTCCGTGCTGAGGGGCACAGAAGGTCCGAACAAGTTCGGGCCGGATCCGCTGCGTCCTGAAGCAAGAGCAGAGGTCTTTGCCTAG
- a CDS encoding class I SAM-dependent methyltransferase, which translates to MSRLDSFIRRLTAQRDILNSIVDLVEEIEGPVLEFGLGNGRTYDHLREKFPDRRIVAFDWEVRSYSASTPEAQDMVTGNIRESGQAFLGIGAALAHADIGTGHDEIDAVTLTWLPQLMAGVLAHNAIAVSGLPLEHAELVALPLPEGIKEGRYFLYRRT; encoded by the coding sequence ATGAGCCGCCTCGACAGCTTCATTCGCCGGTTGACGGCCCAACGCGACATTCTGAACTCGATCGTCGATCTGGTCGAAGAAATCGAAGGGCCGGTGCTGGAATTCGGCCTCGGCAACGGCCGCACCTACGACCATTTGCGCGAGAAATTTCCCGACCGACGCATCGTCGCTTTCGACTGGGAGGTTCGCTCCTATTCCGCCTCGACGCCGGAAGCGCAGGACATGGTGACCGGCAACATCCGCGAATCCGGCCAGGCCTTCCTTGGCATCGGCGCCGCACTCGCCCATGCCGATATCGGCACCGGTCATGACGAGATCGACGCTGTGACTCTGACCTGGCTGCCGCAACTGATGGCCGGCGTGCTTGCCCACAACGCCATCGCCGTCAGCGGCCTGCCGCTGGAGCATGCCGAATTGGTGGCGCTGCCGCTGCCGGAGGGCATTAAGGAAGGGCGGTATTTCCTCTATCGGAGGACGTAA